A stretch of the Xiphias gladius isolate SHS-SW01 ecotype Sanya breed wild chromosome 19, ASM1685928v1, whole genome shotgun sequence genome encodes the following:
- the LOC120804688 gene encoding LOW QUALITY PROTEIN: acyl-CoA dehydrogenase family member 11-like (The sequence of the model RefSeq protein was modified relative to this genomic sequence to represent the inferred CDS: inserted 1 base in 1 codon), giving the protein MSVRKALLNRCVAGGRSRVWCGVPRPLVRTRSASVAEVGTRRSNMEHLWEAVSCLPFSRSRIGSFFQESPVLRNPFLEDALLRGYLRRHLPQEAVHSDLCAFGERVVNEVDRWGRECEVTPPRLVHFDPWGRRVDHIVTSPAWKRMKDLSAQEGLVAIGYERSFGEWSRVYQMSKLYIFSPSSGLYTCPLAMTDGAAKVIQSIGVSWPVDEAYSRLTTRQPERFWTSGQWMTERQGGSDVASGTETVAVPQSDGSYKLHGFKWFTSATDADMTLTLARVQDXNGATTPGSKGLSLFYAEVSRDKDGRLRGIEVQRLKDKLGTRQMPTAELLLDGLPAHRLSEEGRGVASIAKMLTITRIHNSISAAGAMRRVVQLARDYATRRTAFGKLLEDHPLHMQTLARMEVETRGAFLLAMDVCRLLGREEGGVATELDTHLLRLLTPVVKLYTGKQAVAVVSEGLESFGGQGYIEDTGLPGLLRDAQVLSIWEGTTNVLSLDVLRCVARSSGMVLHAYFTHAKSLLAGSSSVSSLAPAVNAVDGALSELNKFIQVAATRAPSYLELAARDLAYSLARIYTGALLIDHACWKGASPSDTYAALRWCEQDLCPVVTKQARGCYDPSTPPLDAALVYEQPTKG; this is encoded by the exons ATGTCAGTGCGCAAAGCCTTGCTGAACCGCTGTGTAGCCGGTGGCCGCAGCAGGGTGTGGTGCGGTGTTCCTCGACCGCTTGTCCGCACCAGATCCGCCAGTGTAGCTGAGGTAGGCACAAGAAGATCTAATATGGAACATCTCTGGGAGGCGGTGAGCTGCCTGCCGTTTTCCAGATCCAGGATAGGCTCGTTCTTCCAGGAAAGTCCTGTGCTGAGGAACCCATTTCTAGAGGATGCCTTGCTCAGAGGATACCTGCGGAGACACCTGCCCCAGGAG GCAGTTCACTCAGACTTGTGTGCATTTGGAGAGCGCGTGGTGAATGAGGTGGACAGGTGGGGCAGAGAGTGCGAGGTTACCCCACCACGGTTGGTACACTTTGACCCCTGGGGTCGCAGAGTGGATCACATAGTGACCTCCCCGGCTTGGAAACGAATGAAAGATCTGTCAGCACAAGAAGGACTGGTTGCCATTGGCTATGAGAGGTCATTTGGGGAGTGGAG TCGTGTGTACCAAATGAGCAAGCTGTAcatcttctctccctcctctggtCTCTACACCTGTCCTCTGGCCATGACTGATGGAGCTGCTAAAGTCATCCAG TCCATAGGTGTTTCGTGGCCAGTAGACGAAGCTTACAGTCGTTTGACCACTCGTCAGCCTGAACGTTTCTGGACGTCTGGGCAGTGGatgacagaaagacagggaggATCTGATGTGG CCAGCGGCACAGAGACGGTGGCTGTTCCCCAATCAGATGGTTCATACAAACTTCACGGCTTCAAGTGGTTCACCTCTGCTACAGACGCAGACATGACTCTCACACTAGCCAGGGTGCAGG AGAACGGGGCAACCACGCCG GGTAGCAAGGGTTTGTCTCTGTTCTATGCAGAGGTGAGTAGAGACAAGGACGGCCGGCTGAGGGGTATAGAGGTTCAGAGACTAAAGGACAAGCTGGGCACACGACAGATGCCGACTGCTGAGTTACTGCTGGACGGCCTGCCGGCACACAGG CTCTCGGAGGAAGGGAGAGGTGTGGCCTCCATAGCTAAAATGCTGACTATAACCAGGATCCACAACAGCATCTCTGCAGCAGGCGCAATGAGAAG GGTGGTTCAGTTGGCTCGTGACTATGCCACTCGCCGCACTGCCTTTGGAAAGCTACTTGAAGACCACCCACTGCACATGCAGACTCTCGCTAGGATGGAG GTGGAGACTCGTGGAGCGTTCCTTCTGGCGATGGACGTGTGTCGTCTGTTGGGCCGAGAGGAGGGTGGCGTGGCGACTGAACTTGATACACACCTCCTTCGTCTGCTCACTCCTGTGGTCAAACTGTACACTGGGAAGCAG GCGGTTGCTGTGGTGTCGGAGGGTTTGGAAAGCTTTGGTGGACAGGGTTACATCGAGGATACCGGGTTGCCTGGACTGCTCCGCGATGCACAG gtgCTTAGTATTTGGGAAGGCACAACAAACGTTCTGTCTCTGGATGTGCTGCGCTGTGTGGCTCGTAGCTCAGGAATGGTTCTCCACGCTTACTTCACCCATGCTAAG tCCCTGCTCGCAGGTTCATCAAGCGTTTCCTCTTTGGCCCCAGCAGTGAACGCGGTAGATGGTGCTCTCTCTGAACTGAATAAGTTCATTCAAGTAGCTGCTACCAGAGCACCCAGCTACCTGGAACTGGCAGCGAGAGACCTGGCATACAGCCTGGCTCGCATCTACACTG GTGCCCTTCTCATCGACCATGCTTGCTGGAAAGGAGCCTCTCCATCTGACACCTATGCAGCtctcag ATGGTGCGAACAGGATTTGTGTCCTGTGGTGACTAAACAGGCGAGAGGCTGCTATGATCCCAGCACTCCACCGCTGGATGCTGCACTAGTGTACGAGCAGCCAACCAAAGGCTGA